A genomic region of Oikeobacillus pervagus contains the following coding sequences:
- a CDS encoding G5 and 3D domain-containing protein — protein sequence MKKNSGKDVLPRLTKKNKIVAIATSIVVLASSAGFLTYEGTKKTVAMTIDGEKQVVKTHADTVGDVLKEMDVQLKDHDYISPSVKTAVKENIKVVWEPARKVKVVMDDEEKSIWTTADTVKELIDEHKISLGEYDKAHPGLDKPVKSNMKVKIERAFPITLVDGEEQKKLWSTSTTVADFLKQRGVTLNKLDRVEPSLEQVVKADDSIQIVRVKKVTDVVEEPKAFAVVTKNDSSLLKGQEKVVKEGVNGVVSKTYEVVLENGKEVSRNLLAEKTLKESSDKVVSVGTKVMTAQVSRGPSESGREMHVTATAYTAHCNGCSGVTATGINLRANPNLKVIAVDPNVIPLGTKVYVEGYGYAVAGDTGGAIKGNRIDVFVPSKDQARNWGRKSVKIRILN from the coding sequence ATGAAGAAAAATTCCGGAAAAGATGTTTTACCCAGGTTAACGAAGAAGAATAAGATTGTAGCAATTGCTACTAGTATTGTAGTTCTAGCTTCATCAGCAGGGTTTTTAACTTATGAAGGTACGAAGAAAACAGTCGCTATGACGATAGATGGTGAAAAACAAGTAGTAAAAACCCATGCAGATACAGTTGGAGATGTGTTGAAAGAAATGGATGTCCAGCTGAAAGACCATGATTATATATCTCCATCTGTTAAAACAGCAGTCAAAGAGAATATAAAGGTTGTATGGGAACCTGCTAGAAAAGTGAAGGTTGTCATGGATGACGAAGAAAAGTCGATTTGGACAACTGCAGACACAGTCAAAGAGTTAATTGATGAACATAAGATTTCTCTAGGGGAGTATGATAAGGCACACCCTGGTTTGGATAAGCCGGTAAAATCGAATATGAAAGTTAAAATCGAACGGGCATTTCCAATTACATTGGTCGATGGGGAAGAACAGAAAAAGTTATGGTCTACTTCGACTACGGTCGCTGACTTTTTGAAACAACGAGGAGTAACTTTAAATAAACTAGACCGAGTAGAGCCGAGTTTAGAGCAGGTTGTAAAAGCGGACGATTCCATTCAAATTGTTCGTGTTAAAAAGGTCACCGATGTAGTGGAAGAACCGAAAGCATTTGCCGTTGTTACAAAAAATGATTCTAGCTTATTAAAAGGGCAAGAAAAAGTGGTAAAAGAAGGAGTAAACGGAGTTGTCTCTAAGACATACGAAGTTGTACTTGAAAATGGAAAAGAAGTATCCCGAAATCTATTAGCAGAAAAAACGTTAAAGGAAAGCAGCGATAAAGTTGTCTCTGTGGGAACAAAGGTCATGACAGCCCAGGTTTCAAGGGGACCGAGTGAATCTGGTCGTGAAATGCATGTAACGGCAACAGCTTATACAGCCCATTGTAATGGCTGTTCGGGTGTGACGGCGACAGGGATTAATTTACGAGCTAATCCTAATTTGAAAGTGATCGCTGTGGACCCAAATGTCATTCCTTTAGGAACAAAAGTATATGTAGAAGGATATGGATATGCGGTCGCTGGGGATACTGGTGGTGCTATAAAAGGAAATAGAATTGATGTATTTGTTCCATCAAAAGATCAAGCAAGAAACTGGGGACGGAAATCAGTCAAAATCCGTATATTAAATTAA
- a CDS encoding anti-sigma-F factor Fin family protein, protein MAIHYRCRHCGTNIGSIDQSAISTEQLGLQLLSTDERKEMVQYERNGDVNISTICEDCQESLERNPEFHQYDYFIH, encoded by the coding sequence ATGGCGATTCATTATCGTTGTCGTCATTGTGGTACGAATATTGGGAGTATTGACCAAAGTGCCATCTCAACAGAACAACTTGGTTTGCAACTCTTATCAACTGACGAAAGAAAAGAGATGGTGCAATATGAAAGGAACGGGGACGTAAACATTTCGACCATTTGCGAGGATTGCCAAGAATCCTTAGAAAGAAACCCAGAATTTCATCAATACGATTATTTTATTCATTAA
- the veg gene encoding biofilm formation stimulator Veg, which translates to MGKTLADIKNALDSNLGKRLLLKANGGRRKTIERSGVLAETYPSIFVVELDQEENAFERVSYSYADVLTETVELTFYEDNTGSLAIGQQ; encoded by the coding sequence ATGGGAAAAACATTAGCGGACATTAAGAACGCACTGGACTCTAATTTAGGGAAAAGACTTTTGTTGAAAGCTAATGGTGGTCGAAGAAAGACAATCGAACGTTCCGGAGTACTGGCTGAAACATATCCGTCTATTTTTGTAGTAGAGTTGGATCAGGAAGAAAACGCCTTTGAAAGAGTTTCTTACAGTTATGCAGATGTTTTAACAGAAACTGTAGAATTGACATTTTATGAAGACAACACTGGGAGTTTAGCAATAGGACAGCAGTAG
- the rnmV gene encoding ribonuclease M5 encodes MKIKEIVVVEGKDDTIAIQRAVNADTIETNGSAVNRETIEKIKLAQKIRGVIVFTDPDMPGERIRKIIAQHVQNCKHAFITKNKARPKNGKGIGVEHASDTDIREALKDAQIMEVEAEEQITKEDLMNAGLIGGDRAKPRREKLGEKLKIGYTNGKQLYKRLLMFQITKEQFYHALEEVLQEEME; translated from the coding sequence ATGAAAATTAAAGAAATTGTGGTCGTTGAAGGAAAAGATGATACCATAGCCATTCAAAGAGCCGTAAATGCTGATACGATTGAAACGAACGGATCGGCTGTTAATAGGGAAACAATTGAAAAAATCAAATTGGCACAAAAGATTCGGGGTGTCATTGTTTTTACGGATCCTGATATGCCGGGAGAAAGAATCCGTAAAATCATTGCTCAACATGTCCAAAATTGTAAACATGCTTTTATTACCAAAAATAAAGCAAGACCTAAAAATGGAAAGGGAATTGGAGTTGAACACGCCTCCGATACTGATATAAGGGAAGCGTTAAAAGACGCTCAAATCATGGAAGTGGAAGCAGAAGAGCAAATAACAAAAGAAGATTTAATGAATGCTGGATTAATCGGTGGTGACCGAGCAAAACCAAGAAGGGAAAAGCTTGGGGAAAAATTAAAGATTGGTTATACGAACGGAAAACAATTATATAAGCGTTTGCTCATGTTCCAAATAACAAAGGAACAATTTTATCATGCATTGGAAGAAGTTTTACAGGAGGAAATGGAATGA
- a CDS encoding 50S ribosomal protein L25/general stress protein Ctc, with protein MTALLEATKRDNFRKSALAKIRKEGNIPAVVYGKTFNGEAIAINSMQLLKTLQENGRNGVISLSIQGDKHNVVLQDYQEDHLKNEIVHADFLEVDLSSEITAPVRVNLVGTAAGVKDGGVLQQPLFEINITAKVSDMPDEINVDVSNLQVEEVISVGDIKDQFNFEFNHEDSETIVSILAPRQEEEIDSGEEQEPGVPDREEGRE; from the coding sequence ATGACTGCTTTATTAGAAGCAACAAAACGGGATAATTTCCGTAAATCAGCTTTAGCGAAAATTCGCAAAGAAGGGAACATTCCTGCGGTTGTGTATGGAAAGACTTTTAATGGTGAAGCGATTGCAATAAATAGTATGCAATTACTTAAGACGTTACAAGAAAATGGACGTAATGGTGTTATTTCACTTAGTATACAAGGTGACAAACATAATGTTGTATTGCAAGATTATCAAGAAGATCATCTGAAAAATGAAATTGTACATGCTGATTTCTTAGAAGTTGATTTATCATCAGAGATTACGGCACCTGTTCGTGTCAACTTAGTGGGAACAGCCGCTGGGGTAAAAGATGGTGGGGTTCTTCAACAACCATTATTTGAAATTAATATTACGGCAAAAGTAAGTGATATGCCAGACGAAATTAATGTAGATGTTTCAAATCTTCAAGTAGAGGAAGTTATTTCTGTTGGTGACATCAAGGATCAATTCAACTTCGAATTTAACCATGAAGACTCTGAAACAATCGTGTCTATCCTTGCACCAAGACAGGAAGAGGAAATTGATTCAGGGGAAGAACAAGAACCAGGTGTTCCAGATCGTGAAGAGGGACGCGAATAA
- the ispE gene encoding 4-(cytidine 5'-diphospho)-2-C-methyl-D-erythritol kinase: MKLLMKAPAKINLSLDVLYKRPDGYHEVEMVMTTIDLADRIELAEIKGNQIKMVSHNRFVPDDERNLAFQAAKILKERFKVNRGVSITIDKVIPVAAGLAGGSSDAAATLKGLNQLWNLGLTLDELARIGSEIGSDVAFCIYGGTALARGRGEKIERLPAPPNCWVILAKPTIGVSTSDVYRNLKVNELQHPNMKAMIDSIVQQDYEGVCKNMGNVLESVTLKMHPEVQHIKDQMKRFGADAVLMSGSGPTVFGLVQHDSRMQRIYNGLRGFCDQVYAVRLIGAPEGIV, encoded by the coding sequence ATGAAATTACTAATGAAGGCTCCAGCAAAGATCAATCTGTCTTTAGATGTTCTATACAAACGTCCTGATGGTTATCATGAGGTTGAAATGGTGATGACAACAATTGACTTGGCAGACAGGATTGAGCTAGCTGAAATAAAAGGAAATCAAATTAAAATGGTTTCACATAATCGATTTGTCCCAGATGATGAGAGAAATTTAGCCTTTCAAGCGGCTAAAATTCTAAAAGAACGTTTCAAAGTCAATCGAGGTGTCTCAATCACCATTGACAAGGTAATACCAGTGGCAGCTGGTCTTGCAGGTGGGAGCAGTGATGCCGCTGCGACATTAAAAGGTTTAAATCAATTATGGAACTTAGGATTAACCTTGGATGAATTAGCGAGAATTGGATCAGAAATTGGATCGGACGTTGCTTTTTGTATATACGGCGGAACGGCCCTTGCACGCGGTCGCGGAGAAAAAATTGAAAGATTACCTGCACCGCCTAATTGTTGGGTGATCCTAGCGAAGCCAACAATCGGTGTTTCAACTTCGGACGTGTACCGCAATTTAAAAGTTAATGAACTACAACATCCAAATATGAAGGCGATGATTGATTCGATTGTCCAACAAGATTATGAAGGTGTCTGCAAGAATATGGGGAATGTACTGGAGTCTGTTACATTAAAGATGCATCCTGAAGTACAACATATTAAAGACCAAATGAAGAGATTTGGAGCAGACGCTGTTCTAATGAGTGGGAGCGGTCCTACAGTATTCGGATTAGTGCAACATGATTCAAGAATGCAAAGGATCTACAATGGCCTAAGAGGGTTTTGTGACCAAGTATATGCCGTAAGACTGATTGGTGCCCCAGAAGGTATTGTTTAA
- the yabG gene encoding sporulation peptidase YabG has product MKLQKNEIVGRLSYQCDMLFRVIDIIMMDGEETAILYGEDYRLIADAPLFDLVPLDTKKRQEISKHERSLEKQSFELFCQDLHLIKERQLYETTTGYQRDLNIFQIPGRVLHIDGDPSYLRKCLDVYKEIGVPVIGVYCQENEMPNKIDVLLDRYRPDILVITGHDAYSKSKGKKSDINAYRNSKFFAQTVHNARKRTPNLDQLIIFAGACQSHFESLIRAGANFASSPSRINIHALDPVYIVSKISFTPFQQSINVWDALKNTLTGDKGLGGIETKGILRTGMPYQSHIDD; this is encoded by the coding sequence ATGAAACTTCAAAAGAATGAAATTGTCGGTCGCCTTTCCTACCAATGTGATATGCTGTTTCGGGTCATTGATATTATAATGATGGACGGGGAAGAGACGGCAATATTATATGGGGAAGATTATCGTTTAATAGCGGATGCGCCTTTGTTTGATTTGGTTCCATTAGATACAAAGAAAAGACAGGAAATATCAAAACATGAAAGATCGTTGGAAAAACAATCTTTTGAATTATTTTGTCAAGACCTACATTTAATTAAGGAAAGACAACTTTATGAAACAACAACTGGATATCAACGTGATCTAAATATATTTCAAATTCCAGGGAGAGTGCTCCACATTGATGGGGACCCATCTTATTTAAGGAAATGTCTTGATGTGTACAAAGAAATAGGTGTTCCAGTTATAGGGGTTTATTGTCAGGAAAATGAAATGCCAAATAAAATTGATGTATTATTGGATCGATACCGGCCTGATATATTAGTTATAACGGGGCATGATGCTTATTCGAAATCCAAAGGAAAAAAATCTGATATAAATGCCTATCGGAATTCAAAGTTTTTTGCACAGACCGTTCATAATGCTAGAAAACGAACTCCAAATTTAGATCAACTTATTATTTTTGCAGGAGCCTGTCAGTCCCATTTTGAATCACTTATTCGCGCTGGAGCAAATTTTGCTAGTTCACCTTCTCGAATTAATATTCATGCTCTGGATCCTGTTTATATCGTTTCAAAAATTAGCTTTACTCCCTTTCAACAGTCCATCAATGTATGGGACGCATTAAAAAATACATTAACGGGTGATAAAGGATTGGGAGGAATCGAAACGAAAGGGATCTTGAGGACAGGAATGCCATATCAATCCCATATAGATGATTAG
- the glmU gene encoding bifunctional UDP-N-acetylglucosamine diphosphorylase/glucosamine-1-phosphate N-acetyltransferase GlmU translates to MTKTYAIILAAGQGTRMKSKLYKVLHPVCGKPMVEHVVDQINALHTDKIVTIVGHGAEKVKVHLGDQCEFAIQEEQLGTAHAVMQAESLLANEPGTTLVICGDTPLIKSETMEALINHHNTQKAKATILTGYAEDPTGYGRIIRNDQGNVERIVEHKDASVEERKVKEINTGTYCFDNIALFEALKKVNNDNIQGEYYLPDVIEILKSEGEIVSAYQTDDFDETLGVNDRVALNEAERLMRKRINEQHMRNGVTIIDSNNTYIGTDVTIGSDTVIYPGTTLTGNVTIGEECIIGPNSEIKDCFVGNQTTIRQSVAYDSSIGSHVQIGPFSHIRPNSSVSDDVKIGNFVEIKKSTFGQGSKASHLSYIGDAEVGDGVNIGCGSITVNYDGKNKYLTKIEDGVFVGCNSNLVAPVTIGKGSYIAAGSTITDHVPSEALSIARARQVNKENYVQKLNQNKK, encoded by the coding sequence ATGACGAAAACTTACGCTATTATATTAGCTGCGGGACAGGGTACTAGAATGAAATCAAAATTATATAAAGTCCTACACCCTGTTTGTGGCAAACCAATGGTTGAACATGTTGTTGACCAGATTAATGCTTTACATACAGATAAAATTGTAACGATTGTTGGACATGGTGCGGAGAAAGTCAAGGTACATCTTGGGGATCAATGCGAATTTGCCATTCAAGAGGAACAATTAGGAACTGCACATGCTGTTATGCAAGCTGAATCTTTATTAGCAAATGAGCCGGGAACGACTCTTGTTATTTGTGGAGACACCCCGCTTATAAAATCTGAGACGATGGAAGCGCTTATCAATCATCATAATACTCAGAAAGCAAAAGCGACTATTCTTACAGGGTATGCAGAGGATCCGACTGGATACGGGAGAATTATCCGAAATGATCAAGGGAATGTTGAACGGATCGTTGAACATAAAGATGCGTCTGTAGAAGAGAGAAAGGTAAAGGAAATCAATACAGGGACATACTGTTTTGATAATATTGCTTTATTCGAAGCATTGAAGAAAGTGAATAATGATAATATTCAAGGTGAGTATTACCTGCCAGATGTGATTGAAATCTTAAAATCTGAAGGTGAAATTGTTTCCGCCTATCAAACTGATGATTTCGATGAGACATTAGGAGTGAATGACCGAGTTGCCTTGAATGAGGCAGAACGATTAATGAGAAAACGCATTAATGAACAACATATGAGAAATGGTGTAACGATTATTGACTCGAATAATACGTATATAGGTACTGATGTTACGATCGGTTCCGATACAGTCATTTATCCTGGTACTACTCTTACCGGAAACGTAACCATTGGAGAAGAATGCATCATTGGACCAAATTCTGAAATTAAAGATTGCTTCGTAGGCAACCAAACGACAATTCGGCAATCAGTTGCTTATGATAGCTCAATTGGATCTCATGTGCAAATTGGCCCATTCTCACATATTCGGCCGAATTCCTCCGTTTCTGATGATGTAAAAATTGGAAACTTCGTTGAGATTAAGAAATCAACATTCGGTCAAGGTAGTAAAGCTTCGCATTTAAGCTATATCGGTGATGCTGAAGTAGGAGATGGGGTCAATATAGGTTGTGGTTCTATCACTGTGAACTATGATGGCAAAAATAAATATCTAACTAAGATTGAAGATGGGGTATTTGTAGGTTGTAATTCTAATTTAGTTGCACCAGTAACGATTGGGAAGGGCTCTTACATAGCTGCAGGTTCAACCATTACAGACCATGTTCCAAGCGAAGCCTTGTCTATTGCGCGTGCTCGCCAGGTTAATAAAGAAAATTATGTTCAAAAATTAAACCAAAACAAAAAATAA
- the pth gene encoding aminoacyl-tRNA hydrolase, with product MKLLVGLGNPGPRFDGTRHNIGFEVIDELASRFGVTLNQAKHKGIYSSIQKGTEKLILLKPLTYMNLSGESIGEVMRYYKIETKDLLIIYDDLDLPVGKIRLRQKGSAGGHNGIKSTIAHVGTQNFNRIRIGVDRPKGDIPVPDYVLGKFSKEERVMMNEMVQKSADACEAWIEQPFIEVMNEFNK from the coding sequence ATGAAATTATTAGTAGGGTTAGGTAATCCTGGACCTCGTTTCGATGGTACACGGCATAATATTGGGTTTGAAGTGATCGATGAATTAGCTAGTCGGTTTGGTGTAACATTAAATCAAGCAAAGCATAAAGGGATCTATTCATCTATTCAAAAGGGAACGGAGAAGCTCATACTACTAAAACCTCTTACATACATGAATTTATCCGGTGAAAGCATTGGGGAGGTTATGCGTTATTATAAAATTGAAACAAAAGATCTTTTAATTATATATGATGACTTAGACTTGCCTGTTGGGAAAATTCGCCTACGCCAAAAAGGCAGTGCTGGCGGTCATAATGGAATAAAATCCACTATTGCTCACGTAGGAACTCAGAACTTTAACCGAATAAGAATTGGAGTGGATCGTCCAAAAGGCGATATTCCAGTTCCGGATTATGTGTTAGGAAAGTTCTCCAAAGAGGAGAGAGTGATGATGAATGAAATGGTTCAAAAAAGCGCAGATGCTTGCGAGGCGTGGATCGAACAACCTTTCATCGAAGTCATGAATGAATTTAATAAATAA
- a CDS encoding small, acid-soluble spore protein, alpha/beta type → MGRRRGIMSERFKEELAKELGFYDVVQKEGWGGIRARDAGNMVKRAIEIAEQQLSNKQ, encoded by the coding sequence ATGGGTAGAAGACGGGGCATTATGTCTGAACGCTTTAAAGAAGAGCTGGCTAAAGAGCTTGGATTTTACGATGTGGTTCAAAAAGAAGGTTGGGGCGGCATTCGAGCGCGAGATGCCGGTAATATGGTAAAACGAGCGATTGAAATAGCGGAACAACAGCTCAGTAATAAGCAATAA
- the purR gene encoding pur operon repressor, with protein sequence MKFRRSERLIDMTHYLLEHPRQLVPLTFFAERYGSAKSSISEDLAIVRETFEQRGIGTLQTVPGAAGGVKYFSKVSQQDARIFIHELCQQIEKPERLLPGGYLYMTDLLGNPQTTHKVGKLLAAAYAETDIDVIMTMATKGIPIAHAVATHLNVPVVIVRRDSKVTEGPTVSINYVSGSSKRIETMVLSKRSLKEGSKVLIVDDFMKAGGTVNGMRSLLREFNGTVAGIAVLVEAEHVEERLVDDYLSLVKLQNVDAKENEITVVEGNYFSKGKGFLPHS encoded by the coding sequence ATGAAATTCCGTCGGAGCGAGCGTCTGATTGATATGACACATTACCTTTTAGAACATCCACGGCAACTTGTTCCTTTAACCTTTTTTGCAGAGAGATACGGTTCAGCTAAATCCTCTATTAGTGAAGACTTGGCCATAGTAAGGGAAACTTTTGAGCAAAGAGGAATTGGTACATTGCAAACGGTCCCTGGTGCAGCTGGAGGGGTAAAGTACTTTTCAAAAGTAAGTCAACAAGATGCTAGAATCTTTATACATGAGCTTTGCCAACAAATTGAAAAACCTGAAAGATTATTACCAGGTGGTTATCTTTATATGACGGATTTATTAGGGAATCCGCAAACCACTCATAAAGTGGGGAAATTATTAGCCGCTGCATATGCCGAAACAGATATTGATGTGATTATGACGATGGCTACTAAGGGAATCCCAATCGCACATGCAGTAGCCACTCATTTAAATGTACCTGTTGTCATCGTCAGACGGGATAGTAAGGTAACAGAAGGGCCTACTGTCAGTATCAATTATGTTTCAGGATCGTCTAAACGGATTGAAACGATGGTGTTATCAAAGCGCAGTTTAAAAGAAGGATCAAAGGTATTAATTGTCGATGACTTTATGAAAGCTGGCGGTACTGTTAATGGGATGAGAAGTCTTTTGCGGGAATTTAACGGTACAGTCGCAGGCATTGCTGTTCTAGTAGAAGCTGAACATGTCGAAGAGCGCCTAGTCGATGATTACCTATCATTAGTGAAGCTACAGAATGTCGATGCAAAAGAAAATGAAATTACAGTCGTCGAGGGCAATTACTTCTCAAAGGGGAAAGGTTTTTTGCCTCATTCCTAA
- a CDS encoding ribose-phosphate diphosphokinase → MLNQYLDPNLKIFSLNSNPELAKEIADFVGVELGKCSVRRFSDGEIQINIEESIRGCDVYVIQSTSSPVNDNLMETLIMVDALKRASARTINVVLPYYGYARQDRKARAREPITAKLVANLLETSGATRVISLDLHAPQIQGFFDILIDHLMGVPILADYFSKKDFCDDIVVVSPDHGGVTRARKMAERLKAPIAIIDKRRPKPNVAEVMNIVGNIEGKVAILIDDIIDTAGTITLAANALVENGAKEVYACCTHPVLSGPAIERIENSNIKELVVTNSIALDGEKKIEKLVQLSVAPLIGEAIIRVHENQSVSTLFD, encoded by the coding sequence ATGCTTAACCAGTATTTAGATCCAAATTTAAAGATATTCTCACTAAACTCTAATCCAGAATTAGCTAAGGAAATTGCTGACTTTGTTGGTGTAGAGCTAGGTAAATGTTCCGTTAGACGCTTTAGTGATGGGGAAATTCAAATTAATATTGAAGAAAGCATTCGTGGTTGCGATGTATATGTCATTCAATCCACAAGCTCACCAGTAAATGATAATCTAATGGAAACACTTATCATGGTGGATGCGTTAAAACGTGCATCTGCTCGTACGATTAATGTTGTATTACCTTATTATGGATATGCACGTCAAGATCGTAAAGCACGTGCACGTGAACCAATTACAGCCAAATTAGTGGCCAATTTGTTAGAAACATCAGGAGCAACTCGCGTTATTTCTCTTGACCTGCATGCACCGCAAATACAAGGATTCTTTGATATTTTAATTGATCATCTTATGGGTGTACCTATTTTAGCGGATTACTTTAGTAAAAAAGATTTTTGTGACGATATTGTCGTTGTTTCTCCTGACCACGGTGGAGTTACGCGTGCTCGTAAAATGGCAGAAAGATTAAAGGCACCAATTGCTATTATTGATAAACGTCGACCAAAACCGAATGTCGCAGAAGTGATGAATATTGTTGGCAATATTGAAGGGAAAGTTGCTATTTTAATTGATGATATTATCGACACAGCTGGAACCATTACTTTAGCAGCCAACGCTTTAGTAGAAAATGGTGCTAAAGAAGTATATGCTTGTTGTACACATCCTGTTTTATCTGGACCAGCTATTGAACGTATTGAGAATTCAAATATTAAAGAACTCGTTGTAACGAATTCGATTGCCCTAGACGGAGAGAAAAAGATTGAAAAACTTGTACAACTTTCTGTTGCTCCACTAATTGGAGAAGCAATTATTCGTGTACATGAAAACCAATCAGTAAGTACTTTATTTGATTGA
- a CDS encoding RidA family protein, with protein sequence MEMISTKEAPAAIGPYSQGIIVNNMFYSSGQIPLTKEGVMVEGDVSKQTHQVFHNLQAVLEEAGTSFENVIKTTVFLADMNDFSEVNEIYSGYFRDHKPARSCVEVAKLPKDAKVEIEVIALVK encoded by the coding sequence ATGGAGATGATTTCTACGAAGGAAGCACCAGCAGCCATCGGACCATATTCACAAGGAATAATTGTAAATAATATGTTTTATAGTTCTGGGCAAATTCCATTGACAAAAGAGGGAGTGATGGTAGAAGGGGATGTGTCCAAACAAACACATCAAGTCTTTCATAATCTTCAAGCCGTATTGGAAGAAGCAGGTACTTCATTTGAAAATGTAATCAAAACAACTGTTTTTCTTGCGGATATGAATGATTTTTCCGAAGTCAATGAGATATATAGTGGATATTTTCGTGATCATAAACCAGCTCGTTCTTGTGTTGAAGTAGCAAAACTACCAAAAGACGCAAAAGTTGAAATAGAAGTTATTGCACTCGTGAAATAA
- the spoVG gene encoding septation regulator SpoVG, translating into MEVTDVRLRRVNTDGRMRAIASITLDNEFVVHDIRVIDGNNGLFVAMPSKRTPDGEFRDIAHPINSSTRGKIQDAVLAEYHRLGELEEVELEEAGAS; encoded by the coding sequence ATGGAAGTAACAGATGTAAGATTACGCCGAGTGAATACTGATGGTCGAATGAGGGCTATTGCTTCAATTACGCTTGATAATGAGTTTGTTGTACATGATATCCGTGTAATTGATGGGAATAATGGCCTTTTTGTAGCAATGCCTAGTAAACGTACTCCAGATGGAGAGTTTCGTGATATTGCTCATCCGATTAATTCTAGTACACGTGGTAAGATCCAAGACGCAGTGTTAGCAGAGTACCATCGTTTAGGTGAATTAGAAGAAGTGGAATTAGAAGAAGCAGGTGCTTCCTAA
- the rsmA gene encoding 16S rRNA (adenine(1518)-N(6)/adenine(1519)-N(6))-dimethyltransferase RsmA, whose protein sequence is MKDIATPTRTKEILNKYGFSFKKSLGQNFLIDPNILKRITSEANLSKETGVIEIGPGIGALTEHLARTSGKVIAFEIDQRLLPILEDTLQPYNNIKIIHKDILKANVQSVIEEELKDYKELMVVANLPYYVTTPIILKLLSENLPIDGIVVMLQKEVADRISAKPGTKEYGSLSIAIQYYTEAEIAFIVPKTVFMPQPNVDSAIIHLTKREQPAVFVESEEFFFTVTRAAFAQRRKTILNNLTSQLPEGKSKKDMIIKALETAEIDPSRRGESLSLQQFATLANALYPSFA, encoded by the coding sequence ATGAAGGATATTGCAACTCCTACACGTACAAAGGAAATTCTAAATAAATATGGTTTTTCTTTTAAGAAAAGCTTAGGTCAAAACTTTTTAATTGATCCTAATATATTGAAGCGAATTACGTCGGAAGCCAATCTTTCGAAAGAAACAGGAGTGATCGAAATTGGCCCGGGGATCGGGGCATTAACGGAACATCTTGCACGTACATCCGGAAAAGTCATCGCCTTTGAGATTGACCAAAGGCTATTGCCAATTTTAGAGGACACACTTCAACCTTATAATAATATAAAAATTATCCATAAAGATATTTTAAAAGCGAATGTGCAGTCGGTCATTGAAGAAGAATTGAAAGATTATAAAGAATTAATGGTAGTCGCCAATCTTCCATATTATGTCACAACCCCAATCATTTTGAAATTATTATCTGAAAATCTCCCGATTGATGGTATTGTTGTTATGCTTCAGAAAGAAGTGGCGGATCGTATTTCGGCTAAACCTGGGACTAAAGAGTATGGTTCACTATCGATTGCCATTCAATACTATACAGAAGCGGAGATAGCATTTATTGTACCAAAAACCGTTTTCATGCCACAGCCAAATGTTGACTCTGCTATTATTCATTTGACAAAACGTGAACAGCCTGCTGTTTTCGTGGAAAGTGAAGAATTTTTCTTTACGGTGACACGTGCTGCTTTTGCTCAAAGAAGAAAAACGATTTTAAATAACTTAACAAGTCAATTGCCAGAAGGAAAATCTAAAAAGGATATGATTATCAAAGCACTTGAAACGGCGGAAATAGATCCTTCCCGTAGAGGAGAATCCCTTTCCTTACAACAATTCGCCACATTAGCTAATGCTTTATATCCGTCCTTTGCTTAA